The nucleotide sequence TAATGTACATTCATACCTTTCTTAACCTATGACTAATAATACTTCCTTTAGTCACCATGACCCATACCTCCTTCAACTTTGTGCTGCATTCTTCCTACCTCCGATCATATTTAGTCTCCTCCCTATTCATATCCAATACTTAAATGTGAGGCAGCTTGGAGAATTTTACGATATTATTGGTGCTCCATAATTGCAAGTTGCTTTCAGGAAATACCAGATACATATGACCCCTGTCATCTTTCTCAAAAGATATTTTGTATGTATTGCATGTTAAAGTAACTTGGTTACACATACAAGTAAGCTTTATGTTAAGCAGTGACTTACACTCCAAACAAAATGACGGAAGTTTTTACTTTTTAAGAACGCACCTCCATTTCAGGTAGCAATCCTACGGCTTTAGCACCAACTATGATAGGTATACGACTTTGAATTCCAGTATATCAAAATGTCTGCTACTCGGGTCATGACTTGCAACATACACAGACATGTCAACAAAGAAGGTATACATGTTACTAAGTAACACTATCACATTCAGAATCTCACATTcccaaaatgttaacagtttctctcaaaGCCGCCTGACCAGCTGAGATTATTTCCCACTCCACTTCCAAATTTCTCTTCTCCAACCAACTGCCCAAATCTAAGATTACTTATCTTCTGCATTTGCTGACTCAAGTAGATACCAATCCACAAAATAGGAGCCTTCCAGTCACTACATCCAAGACGACCTTCATGTGGACCAAAATATTACGTGCACCAAATCCCAATGGACTTTGATTCTATTCTTGTGAGATATTCATTTTCAGTAAACTTGAAGCACTGCATATTTTCCCCACCCATCTTAACCCACAACAAGTTGCCAAGGCTTCCAGAATTATATAAGCTGATTTAGATCAAAACCTAAACTGCATTTTCTTGGCAGGCATATACATTTACTTAAGACCCCAGAATacgtacaaaaaaaaattgccataaGGCAAAGTccttaaaacaaaatacattgtgACAACTTCCAGTGGTCTGATTAAAAAGGGCAAAAGTGATAACTTTGTACTTAATTGGAGAAAATAATGACATCTACCACTGATCCATAGATTGCTTGGCAGCATTGCAAGCAGTTTTCTCACCAGTATACAAGAAGTGCAACTCCTGTTTTATAGGACATCTGATAAGTTTAGGATTTTAATAGCTACAGGCTATTTCATCATTGAGCAAGTCACACCCAAACCTCATTCTCTTCATCATTCAAATGTCCAAACAGGGAGACAATGCAGGCAGATTAACAAGATAGTAATCAAGTGCAGGAACACAGATGTTTTCAGGCCCTGCATTCTTTCCCATCCATGCCCTCACCAATCTAGAGCACAAAAAGGTTACTAACTGTATTAGCCCTGGGTACTTCAGTCATGTGATGGTTTTGTCCAGTTCCTTTATTCACCAACAGCAGGAAGTGACAGACCAATTTCCCCTTTTAATAACAGTATTGTATACAACCATTTAgaagtaaatttaaataaatagcaATTGGAAATCCAGATTACTTGCCTTGAAACAGACAGACGAGCAAAATTTTAAAGCAGCGTTGATGCAAAATGACATTCCTTGAATGTACTGAATGAAAGAATGAAATCTCATACCAGTGTTACAAGTAGGATCTCTCCACGGCAAAGCAGGCAAATACTTCCATTTTGCTTGCGTCTCCATAGATCTTGTTGGATGGAGAGCATCTTCCTTATGGAAATTAATCTGGCCACTAGCGGTCTTTTTGTTATAATactctttattttaaatatacaagATTTGCAACACACTGATATTTTTACAGATACTTGGTAACACAAACACAATTACAGAAGCCAAAAAACTTTTAAACATGCAATATAAAACTATTCACACCAGCTAAAGTTTTGCAAACTGAATAAATTGTCCAATCCATTTATATCACTTACCAATTTTAGACTGGGTAGCTGTACACTTCATATTTCTCATTGAAAAATTTTAGATTTTTCTACTGCACTCAAATTATCTAGGAAatacaatttaaactaattccacaAAACTGCTGTTAGATTCTCTCTTCGGAAGCTTTTTTTGCACTTTAATCTTTGCGATTGTTTGTAATCGTTTCAAAATACAGATTCCTATAGTATAGTACACCATTGCCAGTTGCTGGAGTTATATACTCACCAATCCCTCAACTTCCCCCAAAACATGATTAAAAGGACTAAACTTTTAAATATCAAAACTATGAAGTCTGCAAACATTTCAGCAATGTGGTCCCAGAATTAGAAGAACAGAGAAACATGTTTATATAATTTGATCAGCAGTTGTTAAAAGACTGACATTTATAAAGCACCCTTCAAAAATCTCAGATCATCCCAAAGGGATCAGCAACCAATGAAATACATTGATTGTACATCGGTTAGATTCCAGGACAATTCAGCATCACTCAGTGTGGCCTTTTTGGAAAAATTTAACAAATACAGGTATTTGGAAGAGACTTAAGGACACTTGTCAAGTTGTCATGGTCATCCTACTGGGGTTTATTGTAGGAGCCAGGGGGATAATTCTCTGAGAATAAGAGGGTCCTGGATTTCCTTGGTATTGGAAACTATAAGACTTCCATTGCACAATTCATTGCTGTAACATACAAAAGTATGACAGCCAATCTGCATAAAGCAAACTTGCACAAACTGTGGAAATAGGTGACCAACTAATATGCTTTCTCCTCTATAGGTCTGCTTGAAATCAccaaattgattttgtttgcttTGAGTGCAATACCTGATGCTGACAGCCCTGAAGCACATTCACAGTGGGATGCTACCGCCTGGATGACAGGTCAGCTATTCAGTCAGGAAGCATCAAAACAGCCTAATTCAGTACACATGAGTAAAGCCTGAAGGTCTCAATGAATTGCAatcaaaaacaatatttttgctaattatttccctccatagcctGGGGAATGCTGAATTCAGCACTTTTTcctgctgcctcacctgcaaaGACAAACTTAAAAAATAGAATCCAAACACATTTTCCTGATCCGCATGTCTCAGGCTGCAAAAAGGAGCATCAGAAAGTACATAAGATATTCTTGGCTTTTTGCTAACCAAGTTCTCATAGCTGCGTGCCTGTTTTCTGCTTTTCGACATCTGAACTTATTAGTGCATTTTTCACCATTAAAAACTGAGATTCACGATGAGATCGTTTCAGCTTTGCACGACGATTCTGGAAccagatctgaaataaagaatgtatcaaaagcaagattttgttttgaacagtAGCAACAGCACGTAACCAACACAAAAGAGATTTGTCCTGTCGTACGTCTCCTAATTACCTGAATTCGATCTTCATCCAAAGCCAACTTCTGCGCAAGTTCTTCACGAACGTCAATTCCTGGGTAACAATTCAGCCTAAATTCTTCTTCCAATACCTCAATCTGAGAAAGTGATTCAAATAAAATGTATCAATGCAGAACTATAATGTTAATATTAAATTACACCACAATGGCTGAAGCAGTGTCTATAATTTCTTTTAATCAAATTATGGAATTGAAAATAATCAATATGTAGAACAAATCGGTGGAGAGGCACCGGCACAGCGACTAAATAGAATGTTGCAGCGCAGAAACCGGTTACAAAGTCCTATTTCTGCAGTCTCCTTTCTTTACCACCCACTGTCACCCCTAACTTTTCACTCTCTCCATTTTTATTTACAATGTTTGCATTGAGAATGCACAGCTTTTAGCCGAAAATCTTCTGGATAAAAACTGAATGTTATATTTCCGTACAACTTTTAAATGTTCTCAGTTACTGAATATAATCACGTAGATCAAGGGGTTTTGTTAATGCCCAATATTTCCTACCGAATTGTTTCAACCTGGTGACAATAACTGGACTGTCTTTGTTTCTGTTAATTATCTTGCTCAGTTATTTTACGACATATCCATTAGCCTATTAGCCATATTAGCCTAGGATACAATACGAAAGCAGAAGTGATTAACTGCACACTGTGGATCTAGAACAATGTAGGTTTAATGCAGGTTTTCGAAAAATCCAAActatagttttttttcttaacaAGTTATTGCAAAGTGAGGGTTTTGATTTTGTATAAATGCTGGTTgtgcactttttttaaaacaaaagatataCAATTAGATTCCTTCCGCACGTTAACTTTGGAAAATCTCCGCAAACTACCTGGCTCCTGCTGAAGGCGGTCCTAGGTCTTCTCCCTCGGAACCAGCAACAGTTGGGCGGAGAGGAGAAGCCTTCCTCACCCCGCGCGTCCACCTTCGTGCAGCACAAGTCGCGGTCGCTCCCCTGGTCTTCCTTCACGATGACAGGCAGATCGCAAGATCTCTCGGAGGAGTTTGGACAAGATGTCCCCGGAAAAGCTACGAGGGGAAACGTGGTCAGTGCTTCCGAAGattatgtgacaataaaaaaatatGCTGCTCCTTTCTATTGATGCGTTCAGATCGGAAATTAGAAGTGAAAATGCATTTTACTGCAGAACAACGCACAAAAAGACATTGGGGTAGAACAATCCAGAAAAACCTTTTAAAAAGGTATTTATTGCATAAGCTGTACAAAGAAGCCAAGCGGTTGAATAATTTGCATCAATCATTCAACGCAAGATTTACCTGCAATGCTAAGCACATCAGCCCACGGGCGATGGGGGCTGATCCTCTCAAGCCCCAGAATACTCTCGATAGTGAATGAACATTTTGGAACTTTTCTCCCCGACACTTTCCAAGTTTCCGCAGGTTGAGAGCGCGCTTTCAAGTCGCCAGACAGATCTCGGGGGCGAAATTTGGCCATTATCCTCTCTTCACTTTCGGTCCCCTTTCAGCCCCGACCGCTCCCGTCCCATGTATTTGTAGAAATTTTCGACGTCATTGATTAAAGTAGTGTAGTTGGGAAGTTTTAGCATCTGAATGGagaattcctcctccccccccaggAAGCATGAGGCGATAATTGTTTATTTGTTGGCAAGTAATTAGCACCTAATGGGAGCAACAAGGGGCCACCCAGAGGGAGGAGGCAATGTTATCTCTCCCAACCAGCTCACACAACTTTCCTCCAAATCCTTTAAAACCTACATTGCAGCACTTCAGATTTGAAAACATACCCGAGAAATAAAATAACACTTTAAATTCTGATTTCAAAATTCAGAGAGGGAAACTTCATCCAAAAGGTAATCTCTTAATAGTATTAGAGTAATCCTGATGAATATTCCCATACTTTTACATGCATATCTAATGTTGCATTCGGAATGACGGGAAAACAAAAGTACACGCTGGGAtgggttgcaaatgttgttaaAACTCAATGTAATTGTTCTCCATCTGCCGGCTTAGTTCAGTCAGACAATCACCGCCTGTCTTTAAATACATAACGATGTATTGTCTATTTACTATTTACTTGTCTATTTACTCCgcttaaatattaaataattcgAGGACGCTCGTATTCCAAAACTGGCATAATCCCTAAAATACCTTTCAATTTAGGAAATTATCAAATTGGGTTATAATTAACATAACTTGATTACAAAAAAATGAATCCCAAGAATGTTTGCCACATGGGTCCTAAAGTCATTACCTTTTCCCATCTCCTCTGCAGAGTACAAAATTCATGCACCTCAAGGGTCTCACGATTTGTTAGTCTGGTTCACTTTCAACTTTCTCCACTGCAATCCCCGATCTGCCGTTTGCTATCGAGTTTACAGAATTGCGAATCTCGAACGCAGCGCCAACTGCCCACTTTGCGGGATGAAGTTACATGGCCAGACAGAAGCAGCGCCAGTACTATggtttgtaaaaacaaaactagtacaaagacaaaaaaaatatgATTTGTTCAGGTTTAACACCAATGATCTCCCTCCCCAACTCAGTTACCTGGCCCAGGTGAAGAAAGTTTCCTTAACATCTTGGACTTCCCTCAAGGGCCAAGGCAGTCTCCAGCTGACCCAGTTGAAGAGCCATCACAGGACAGCAACTACAGAGCCCCGCTGCGtgccccctctccctttcccatccCGATTCATCTCTCCTCTGCTTTTTTTTCGTTACTGCCTGGCTGTGTTATAATTATTTCTGCGCGGCTTTAGATCCAATGGCCACTCCATCCTCCATCCACTCCTGTGGCCCTGAGACCCTTCAAACTATAAACAACAAAGAATGGGGTTAAAAGCCACGTTCACCCAGACATGACCACCGAGCCTCTGTAATGGCAATGGCTGAGGTCGTCAGCCCTTTGGCCACTGATGTGGCCTCGGAAATGTATGGGAAGGCTGTCTTAAGATAAAGCAGTTGTCATCCCTGGCCCTGAGCAAGGGACTCACCGAGGGCAGGACATTCATTCCCAGTGAGgtcctcctctcccacctgcaCCATCTGGGGGAAGATAACGTCAGGGATCATCCCAATCCAGCTCAGTTTTCAGGAGAGCAGCCCCATCCATGTGCCGGGGATGGCCCACCATGTCTTCTAGATCTCAGGCAGAGCACGTTACCCTCAAGGAGATGGGGCACATTTGGAAGAACTGCCCCAACCTCTAGGTTGCCAACTCCATTATGGCAGTCAAGGGTGGTACTGCTACTCCTTAACTCTGACCTGTGGTTTGTACCAGGGGCTGGCAAGGAGGGAGGGTGCCATCTGGGCAGAAGGAAGGCATGGAGGAAGACAAAACACCTCCAGGTGTGTCCCTAGATGGCTAGTTCAGGCCTCTTATCCCAGGCCTAATCCCAGGGAGCCCACTTGCTCCAAAGCTGGGCTAGGGCCCAGGAGCTGGCCAGGAAGACAGAGTGGCTGAAGCAGAGgatcatgggctgaatgggttGGCGTGGGGTAGATCCCCAACCCTCTCCCACCATCAGCAATATTGTTGCTGCAAGCCCTCGCTCCCTTTACTGCATCAAAACTGTTATATTGCTGCCTGATATTCAGTATTGGATGACTTAACTTTATTGCTTGAACCCCAGGAGAAGCAAAGCCATGATCTTTGTATAGCAATACAACTTATGCATTTGCCAGTTATTACAACCCTTGTATCAAATTCTGATTAAGTCAACACTCTCTCCAAATACTGGAATTTCCCCTAAATAACACTCCACCCTGTCCAACCCAACCACCACCACTGTCTACATTTCATATTTACCTTAAAACCCACCACTTTGTCCAGGCTTTGGTAAGCCTCCCTAATATAGCTGAATAATTACCAGTTTATCAACTTGAGTTGCTTCTGAGCTTTGCAAAATAACTTGTGTGTATttaagtagctttcaattggtttaatcattttaagaataaatttcaCTGCAGTTATCATTAAATTCTATCAAACTAGGCAATAAATAGTCACAGAAATAAGAGATTATTGAAGAATGCATTATGAAGttctttgaaacaaaatatcTATTCTTTGAAACAAAATACATATTTATTGATATATTAGAATTCATCTGTGGGAAACTGTTTCAAATTAGCTATCCACCACATAAACCATTGCACAACATAGCTTCACCAGCTTTCTTATTGCAGTAAGAGAGTGACATTTTATAATAAACACATAATTCCATTCTCAGACTATCAGGTCATATATATTAAGTTGTACAAGGCCATCAAGCATAGAGAAGCAACAGGGACTTGCATTCTCTCACTGGTCATAGTATCAGGCTAAATCAGACCATTTCCAACACATGACCCTGATCAATCAATACCAGAACAAACAACTTCCTTCCCTACCAGCAACAGAACCTTAGGTCATCCTTGCTGAAACCCTCCTCCATGTTTTTACCTTCAGACCAAAGGCCATCCcagggtaacaaacaggttccttTTTACAGACCCTCATAAGTCAATTTCGGCCACAAGTCAGAAAAATacacacaaagaaaaaaaaatcatttaatatGCTAACCATGCCTTCACAgtcttgtaatgaatggcatcaaaagtacataagactaacaagaaagaacaattactagaagtggggagagagacagagacaggaaaCTAggtctgctgttcataggaacaaacaCATATGTacttcagacttttgaatttagcaatattatgggagctcattcataaagatggggtgtccataagtcacaTGTTTTTTAACCCAGGGATGGTCTGTATTTTAATGTCCTGGCCAGACTTCCACAAATATCGTTTACCCACATCTCTTCTGCCTTAATCCCTCAAAGGGCTCAGCCCTCTCCATTTCTGTAACATTTCCTGGTATTGGAAGTCTCTGGAAACTTTGGATTCCTCCAGCATTAGTCTCTACATCCACTTCCTCTCACCCACCACCAGCAGCTCCAGGTTCAgcagtctaaattctggaactccctgcacAATAACACAAAGTATCTTTAtcaaaaggactgcagtagttcaagttAACAGTTGACCATCACTTCTCCAGGACACTTAGAGAAGGACAATAAATCTTGGACTttcagtgacatccacattccattaattatttaaaataaaaaatgtcaGTTTTAAGCTTTGGGATTTTCTTAAACCTCTTCAAGTACCTCTCACCTAAGGATTCCTCTCTGATCAAGATTTCTGTCATGTCCTACTCTCTCCTTCACTGCTTGGTTTAAATTTCTGAATGATTAAAATCCTGTGGGGGATTCTATtgcatgctatataaatgcattttaatatttCTGATGTGTGGGGGCTTTGATGTATATTAGTTTTCTTTGTGCCAATTAGATTAAGTTTCTATTAAGTAAGATGATACGTTTTATTTTAATCCCACTTATTAGGATGATTTTTGTTTAGTATTTGCACCTATTAGATactattttattataaaatgtaAGACATTCTTTTGCCAATAAACATACCTGAACAATCAATTGTATGTTTTGATTTTAACCATGTTCAGGTTGAGATTCATGCTAAGCTTGTCCTATTTATAGTAGAAAGCAGAAGCAGCCAGAACAGTAAAATCTGTCATTGCACACCTCCAAGAAAAACTTCCCATCACTCCTCCACACCCACCTAAACATACAGTTTTCACTCATTGgctcaagaacagaaaatgctacactGGAGGAATTTCCCAGAGTCCATACCATACCAAAATGGCTAAGATGCATGTATGACAACTGGGTGCTTGACAACAAGGGTGACAAAACAAGAGTCAGAATCTAAACCATTGTAAGAGATGACCCAGGATTTGATCTTCTAGCACACTATATAGGGTACACAGGATCATGATGGCTAAGTTACCGAACTAAGAAGCCAGAGTTTTGGAGCAttgagttatggagtcatacagcattcaTACCCTTCGGTCCACTAAaactatgccaaccatcaagcaaacatttacaataattccatttcaaccaccccccaccacattcccatcaactttccctggatcctaccattcacctacacacagggGGCAATTAATCTATCAATCCAGCCAAACTTGGGCTGTAGGAGAAAGCAgaaacacttggaggaaaccagagcctgAAAGAGCATGAAACTCTGTATGAAgaacaccagaggtcagtattCAAACCAGGTTGTTGGTGCCTGAGACAGTTCAAATTGCACAAGGGCAACTAGGAAATTTCAAAATCAAGTGATTTATGGAATTTAATAAAATGCTGGTCTCATCCATaacaaccatgaaactactggattggaATAAATACCtacctggttcattaatgtccttcagggaaagaaaactGTCATCTTCATGCTGTCAGAGTCTACAATGTTACTCCAAACTCACCAATGCGGTGACTCAACTATTCTGTCATTTCAGGGGCAATTATAATGAACAATCAAgcctggcattgccagtgatgtccacatcctaagaaagcatgaataaaacaaaataaataaaacaaataacaaaAACACCAAAACTACAACAACCAGAGTGGGaactctgttttaaataaaagGCAAATTGAATATGAAAATTCTTCGTGGTTCATGTTTTCAATTCCACAGAAAATGGGCAGTTAATAAtgtttaaagaaacaaaaatgttttgatcCATTATAATGGCATAATTGATCATTTTTGCTGAATCACAATAGTACTACTTCTCTGCTTTTTGGGTAGCACTTCGATACATGTATAATGGCAAATTATTTAGGACCAAGATAAATTGTAAATTATATTTCAATAAATTAACTTAATATGAAAGGTAAAGCTGTTGTGTGGTATCTTAAGTTTAATATTACAGTGACTACAATGCAGTAGATTTTAACAGCAAGTTATGACCAGTCCACAAATTAAAATGTACAGTACAAGGTAAATCAAAGAGCTGCCATAATGGCTCAATGTGAGCTATTTATAAATTCAAAGGTCAAGTTTTTCAGGATTTGAGCAGTTAATATAGCCTGATGGCACAACAATGTACCAAAGAAATGTTACATTATTGGAGTGCTGAACAAGGCCTGTTCTCATATTCAAATCAACAAAGGTGctacagtgttttttttcctctaaaaGACCAAAGAGAAATTCCAATATTCCGGCACCATTAACATTCCAAAACCAATTAAAAGAGATTTATATGCATTAATGATCATTGCTGTGTTCATAATTACAGTTCAGAAATAATAATTGCATAAAATGA is from Pristis pectinata isolate sPriPec2 chromosome 6, sPriPec2.1.pri, whole genome shotgun sequence and encodes:
- the hesx1 gene encoding homeobox expressed in ES cells 1 isoform X2 is translated as MRRDPGARQQVTLFLLWTPVVMPFPGTSCPNSSERSCDLPVIVKEDQGSDRDLCCTKVDARGEEGFSSPPNCCWFRGRRPRTAFSRSQIEVLEEEFRLNCYPGIDVREELAQKLALDEDRIQIWFQNRRAKLKRSHRESQFLMVKNALISSDVEKQKTGTQL
- the hesx1 gene encoding homeobox expressed in ES cells 1 isoform X1 — protein: MAKFRPRDLSGDLKARSQPAETWKVSGRKVPKCSFTIESILGLERISPHRPWADVLSIAAFPGTSCPNSSERSCDLPVIVKEDQGSDRDLCCTKVDARGEEGFSSPPNCCWFRGRRPRTAFSRSQIEVLEEEFRLNCYPGIDVREELAQKLALDEDRIQIWFQNRRAKLKRSHRESQFLMVKNALISSDVEKQKTGTQL